TCTCAGCCTTGAATTAAATGATGGACGTCGGCTGATTGGAGTCCTGATCTGGCAAGACCAACATTGTTTGGCCCTGCAACCCACTGACTCTGATGAACCGGTTTTGATCAGTCGAACCGCCATGCAGCTGGTCAGGCCGTTGCCCCGAGGTCTTTGAAAACAGCATTTGTGTCACGATCTCTCCAAATGGTCCTTTGCCGTGACGGCTTCCTCGTCCCCATCCTCTAACGCAGCCTCTTCGGCCACTGATCGGTATCAACCCCTAGCGCTCGAAGAGCGATGGCAAGCGCTTTGGAAGGATCAGCGCCTCTATGAAACGCAGATCCCGAAGCCAGGGCAGCGAGCTTTTTATGCCTTGTCGATGTTTCCGTACCCCTCGGGAACACTTCATATGGGGCATGTCCGCAATTACGTGATTACGGATGTGATTGCTCGGGTGCAACGCATGCGGGGTGATGCAGTGCTGCATCCCATGGGGTGGGATGCCTTTGGCTTACCCGCCGAAAAT
The window above is part of the Synechococcus sp. WH 8020 genome. Proteins encoded here:
- a CDS encoding Hfq-related RNA-binding protein, translating into MEPSSFDPSLPSIRLLQTWIRERKILSLELNDGRRLIGVLIWQDQHCLALQPTDSDEPVLISRTAMQLVRPLPRGL